The following nucleotide sequence is from Melioribacteraceae bacterium.
ATGAATAACATACTTTTGAGCGTCGGTTAACCTAGCCAAAGCTTTTTCAACTTTATCTTTTACTTTAAAAGCTGTTTTTGCGTCGAGCGTATCTATATCGCGAGCTAAGTAAGGAATAATATAAAGACTTTCGAATTCGTCATCGTAAAAATCTAATGTTGAAGATGAATCACGGCTTCGTCTTAAAGATTCCACTGCACGGTTTCTAGCTAGAGAAACAATCCATGTGTAAACATTGCCGGTTTCAAAATCGAATTTTTCAATGTTCTTCCATATGATTGCAAAAATTTCAACTAGAATGGTTTCGGCGGTAAGTTCGTCGGGAGCAATTTTTTTTATCAGCGTATAAAGCAAATCGCAATAACGTTCGTATAATTCTTCTAAAGCGCGAGAATCATACTTGGCAATTCTCTGCATTAACTCTAAATCTGTCAGCTCTGCGTATTTAGTCAAAGATGCGCCGTTAATTGATTGGAGAACAGTTCAAAAGTAAGACTAAGTCATTAAAAAAGCAATAGTTACATCAGTTATTAAAAGTAATGTCTAAAAGGATGTATATTAACTCAATAATAGAGTTAGCTGGTCTATTATTCCAATTTGTTGTTTTTTTTTATTTTCCATGATGTTAAACATTATAAAAAAAAATGAATTTGTTGAACAAAAAAAATTATTCAACGTATTTATTTATTGTATATCTAAAAGTATTTACTCACATGTGAATAATGCAGGTATTTACAAATATTCGTCTTATGAACCTTTTTCTTATATTTGACCTCTCAATAAAAACAGGATTTACTTGAATGACTTCGAAGGAAATTAGACAATCATTTTTAGATTTCTTCAAAGAAAAAGAACATAGAATTGTTGACAGCGCACCCGTAGTTCCGCATGGCGACCCGACTTTATTATTTACAAATGCCGGAATGAATCAATTTAAAGATGTGTTTCTTGGAACCGGTTCTCGAGAATATAAACGTGCGGCCGATACTCAAAAGTGTATTCGAGTAAGCGGTAAACATAATGATTTAGAAGAGGTAGGTTACGATACTTATCATCATACATTTTTTGAAATGTTGGGAAATTGGTCGTTTGGCGATTACTACAAAGAAGAAGCAATCATTTGGGCTTGGGAGTTATTGACCGATGTTTGGAAACTTCCAAAAGAAAGATTATGGGCAACCGTTTACAGAACCGATGACGAAGCTGATAAAATTTGGAAGACTAAAACTGATATTAATCCAGATCATGTTTTACGGTTTGATGAAAAAGATAATTTCTGGGAGATGGGAGATACAGGTCCTTGCGGTCCATGTTCCGAAATTCATATAAATGTTAGTGATGACTATGATAATCCCAAATGGGTAAATGCCGGTGATCCGAAATGTATTGAAATTTGGAATCTCGTTTTTATTCAAAACAATCGTGACGAAAACGGAAAACTTCATGATCTTCCCGCTAAGCATGTTGATACCGGAATGGGATTTGAACGCGTTTGCGCGGTTCTTCAAAAGAAATCCTCAAATTATGATACCGATGTTTTTACGCCAATAATTGATGCCATCGCAAAACTTTCAAAAGTAGAGTACAAAAACGAAAAAGATCAAATCGCAATGCGTGTAATCGCTGACCATGTCCGCACATTAACATTTGCGATCGCCGATGGCGCAACTCCCGGTAACGAAGGAAGAGGTTATGTGCTTCGCAGAATTTTAAGACGCGCTGCACGTTACGGAAGAAATATAAATCTGAAAGAACCATTTATTTATAAACTTGTTGATACTGTCGTTAATAACATGGGTTACTATTTCACAGAACTCAAAGATCAAAAAGCAAATGTGAAAAAGATAATTAAGGCAGAAGAAGAAAGTTTTAACAAGACTCTAGATAGAGGAATTGAACTTTTTGATGAGATCAGTAAAAAGACAAACGTCAATAGTGAAAAGTTAATTAGCGGTGATGATGCATTTAAACTTTATGATACATTCGGCTTCCCACTTGATCTTACAATGGTAATGGCACGTGAAAAAGGATTTAGTGTTGATGAAAAACGATTTAACGAATTAATGAACCAACAAAAAGATCGAGCAAGAAAATCAACAAAAGATAAGCAGGGCACACACAAAGTTGAAATCAATGATTTAAACCAATTCGAATTAACCGAAAACAAACCCACACAATTTACCGGTTATGACGAATTGATCTCGGAAGCAGAAATTCTTGGAATAAATAATCAAAATGGTGATACGCTTGTTATTCTTGATAAATCACCGTTTTATGTTGAAGCGGGCGGACAAATAGACGACGAAGGATATTTGGAAATAGACGATAAAAAATTGCCCGTTGTTGGTTTATCAAAACTCGAGGGAAAAATTATTCATGTAATAGAAAAAGAAAATAATGTTGAACTTAAACCCGGACAAAAAGTTAAAGCAGTGGTTGACTCTTCGCGCCGTTGGGATATCATGCGTAATCACTCAGCGACTCACTTTTTACACCGAGCCCTTCGTGAAGTATTAGGTAATCATGTTCAACAATCCGGTTCATATGTTGGTCCGGATCGATTACGATTTGACTTCACTCATTTTGAAAAAGTAAACCTGGAAGAATTGGAAAGGATTGAGAACATTGTTAACGAAAAACTTCTTCAAAATATTCCGATGACACATCACAAAGACACTCCCTTCGAACAAGCAAAAAAAATGGGAGCCTTAATGTTCTTTGGTGATAAATACGGAGATAAAGTTAACGTTGTTCAATTCGGTGATTACACGATGGAATTCTGCGGAGGAACTCACGTTAAAAATTCATCACAAATTGGTTTATTTAAAATCGTTAGTGAATCTTCAATTGCTAGTGGTGTAAGAAGGATTGAAGCGGTTACGGGTCACGGCGTTGAAGAATTTATTAAAAAGCAAGAAGACAGAATACAGAAGTCAGAAGTCAGAATAAATGAATTGATTGAAGAAAAAAAGAAACTTGAGAAAGAAATTGCAAAACTTCAACTTGAAGAAAAACTTGGCGGTATAGACGATATCATTTCTAATCCAGAAGATATAAACGGTATAAAACTCTTCAAAGGAAAGGTAGAAGTAACCGGAATCGATGAACTAAAATCGATGGGCGATGAATTACGAAATAAAATGAAATCCGGCGTTGGATTTTTAATTTCACAAGTTGAAGATAAAGTACAAATGGTTTGTGTTGTTACTGATGATTTAGTAAAAGACAAAAAAATTGCAGCGGGAAAAATTGTCGGAGAAACCGCAAAAGTTGTCGGAGGTGGTGGAGGCGGAAGGCCACATATGGCAACAGCCGGCGGTAAAGATATTGATAAAATTGATGATGCTCTTGCTAAATTAAATGAAATTGTAGCTAGTCTATAATGTTAATAGTGGGATGCTCTCTTCGAAAAGAGGGCATCTTCATCTATCCCACAAAATCCCCCGTTTCAGTATTGCGTATCAAAATTGTATATTTGCCTTTCATTTTAATAGAATTAGGAAGATTTACTGATGGCTAAAGAACAAAGTGTATTAGAAAAAGTAGTTTCTCTCGCAAAACGAAAAGGATTTGTTTTTCAATCAAGTGAAATTTATGGCGGATTGAATGGCTGCTGGGATTACGGTCCTCTCGGTGTTGAACTTCTTAAAAATATCAAAGAAGAATGGTGGAAAGCGATGACTTACCGTGAAGATATTGAAGGTCTCGACGCTTCAATTCTTATGCATCCAAAAGTTTGGGAAGCTTCAGGACACGTTGAGAACTTTACCGATCCTATGATAGATTGCAAAC
It contains:
- a CDS encoding sigma-70 family RNA polymerase sigma factor, producing MTKYAELTDLELMQRIAKYDSRALEELYERYCDLLYTLIKKIAPDELTAETILVEIFAIIWKNIEKFDFETGNVYTWIVSLARNRAVESLRRSRDSSSTLDFYDDEFESLYIIPYLARDIDTLDAKTAFKVKDKVEKALARLTDAQKYVIHLAYYDGYTLDEIADKLNIPVETVRTKILTAMHSLRDNLLQGQT
- the alaS gene encoding alanine--tRNA ligase; protein product: MTSKEIRQSFLDFFKEKEHRIVDSAPVVPHGDPTLLFTNAGMNQFKDVFLGTGSREYKRAADTQKCIRVSGKHNDLEEVGYDTYHHTFFEMLGNWSFGDYYKEEAIIWAWELLTDVWKLPKERLWATVYRTDDEADKIWKTKTDINPDHVLRFDEKDNFWEMGDTGPCGPCSEIHINVSDDYDNPKWVNAGDPKCIEIWNLVFIQNNRDENGKLHDLPAKHVDTGMGFERVCAVLQKKSSNYDTDVFTPIIDAIAKLSKVEYKNEKDQIAMRVIADHVRTLTFAIADGATPGNEGRGYVLRRILRRAARYGRNINLKEPFIYKLVDTVVNNMGYYFTELKDQKANVKKIIKAEEESFNKTLDRGIELFDEISKKTNVNSEKLISGDDAFKLYDTFGFPLDLTMVMAREKGFSVDEKRFNELMNQQKDRARKSTKDKQGTHKVEINDLNQFELTENKPTQFTGYDELISEAEILGINNQNGDTLVILDKSPFYVEAGGQIDDEGYLEIDDKKLPVVGLSKLEGKIIHVIEKENNVELKPGQKVKAVVDSSRRWDIMRNHSATHFLHRALREVLGNHVQQSGSYVGPDRLRFDFTHFEKVNLEELERIENIVNEKLLQNIPMTHHKDTPFEQAKKMGALMFFGDKYGDKVNVVQFGDYTMEFCGGTHVKNSSQIGLFKIVSESSIASGVRRIEAVTGHGVEEFIKKQEDRIQKSEVRINELIEEKKKLEKEIAKLQLEEKLGGIDDIISNPEDINGIKLFKGKVEVTGIDELKSMGDELRNKMKSGVGFLISQVEDKVQMVCVVTDDLVKDKKIAAGKIVGETAKVVGGGGGGRPHMATAGGKDIDKIDDALAKLNEIVASL